One genomic segment of Balaenoptera musculus isolate JJ_BM4_2016_0621 chromosome 11, mBalMus1.pri.v3, whole genome shotgun sequence includes these proteins:
- the LOC118904221 gene encoding chloride intracellular channel protein 5-like, producing the protein MNDEDYSTIYDRIQNERAYENSDQPAEDGGPLYNDVHDDLKAEDNLYATELETNGYDSVAIYAVVGQESTSASFQQEIGEYLLPEKVYPEAQHPQPGESQENGSEMEADLPSPSSFTIQHSRAFSTSEDSPTSYSADDVSEENESASTNPEINLFVKRVIAPGSGCTAMKKTKAWLPSTLHRSGRDNRWTNREVNIKYAEW; encoded by the exons atgaaTGATGAAGACTACAGCACCATCTATGACAGAATCCAAAACGAGAGGGCATATGAGAATTCAGACCAGCCAGCAGAAGACGGAGGTCCCCTTTACAATGATGTCCATGACGACTTGAAGGCAGAAGACAATTTATATGCCACTGAGTTGGAAACCAATGGGTATGACTCTGTGGCCATTTATGCTGTTGTTGGTCAGGAGAGCACCTCAGCCTCTTTTCAACAAGAAATAGGAGAATACCTCCTGCCTGAAAAAGTCTATCCTGAGGCTCAGCATCCTCAACCTGGGGAGTCCCAGGAGAATGGAAGTGAGATGGAAGCAGATCTGCCTTCTCCTTCCAGCTTCACCATCCAGCACAGCAGAGCCTTCTCCACCAGCGAGGACTCCCCTACCAGCTATTCTGCTGATGACGTTTCGGAAGAAAACGAATCAGCTTCCACTAACCCTGAGATTAACCTCTTTGTGAAG agaGTTATTGCGCCAGGTTCTGGGTGTACagcaatgaagaaaacaaaggcctGGCTCCCCAGCACTTTGCATCGTAGTGGGAGAGACAACAGATGGACAAATagagaagtaaatataaaatacgcCGAGTGGTGA